A portion of the Hymenobacter gelipurpurascens genome contains these proteins:
- a CDS encoding SPASM domain-containing protein, translating to MASLLSDALNFVSKTSPQRLWNATQVTGGYLLSKLTGKARHWGLPVALSFEPTTSCNLRCPECPSGLRSFTRPTGMLPDELFKKTIDEVASRLWYLIFYFQGEPYLHPNFLDLVKYAADKGIYTATSTNAHYLNDANAKRTVESGLDRLIISLDGTTQEVYQQYRVGGKIDKVLEGTKNLIKWRRELKSQTPRVVFQFLVVRPNEHQIEEAKQLAKELGVDDVWFKTAQIYDYQNGSPLIPTIDYYSRYENQGNGTWSIKNKLVNHCWKMWHSCVITWDGLVVPCCFDKDAEYRLGDLKTQTFRQLWHGTKYQQFRASLLKGRDQIEMCRNCTEGTKVWG from the coding sequence ATGGCTTCCCTCCTCTCCGACGCGCTCAACTTCGTTTCCAAGACCTCGCCCCAGCGCCTCTGGAATGCCACGCAGGTTACGGGCGGCTACCTGCTCAGCAAGCTTACGGGCAAAGCCCGGCACTGGGGCCTGCCGGTGGCGCTGTCGTTTGAGCCTACCACGAGCTGCAACCTGCGCTGCCCCGAGTGCCCCAGTGGCCTACGCTCCTTCACGCGCCCCACGGGCATGTTGCCCGACGAGCTGTTCAAGAAGACCATTGATGAGGTGGCTTCGCGGCTCTGGTACCTGATTTTTTACTTCCAAGGAGAGCCGTACCTACACCCCAACTTCCTGGATCTGGTGAAGTATGCCGCCGATAAGGGCATCTATACCGCCACCAGCACCAACGCCCACTACCTCAACGATGCCAACGCCAAGCGCACCGTGGAGAGTGGCCTAGACCGCCTCATTATCTCTCTGGATGGCACTACCCAGGAGGTGTATCAGCAGTACCGGGTGGGGGGCAAAATTGATAAGGTGCTGGAAGGCACCAAAAACCTGATTAAGTGGCGGCGGGAGCTGAAGTCGCAGACGCCGCGGGTGGTGTTTCAGTTTCTGGTGGTACGCCCCAACGAGCATCAGATTGAGGAGGCCAAGCAGCTGGCCAAGGAGCTGGGCGTAGATGACGTGTGGTTCAAGACGGCCCAGATCTACGACTACCAGAACGGCTCGCCCCTCATCCCGACCATCGACTACTACTCGCGCTACGAAAACCAGGGAAACGGTACCTGGAGCATCAAGAACAAGCTGGTAAACCACTGCTGGAAGATGTGGCATTCCTGCGTGATTACGTGGGATGGCCTAGTGGTGCCCTGCTGCTTTGATAAAGATGCTGAATACCGCCTCGGCGACCTGAAAACCCAGACCTTTCGCCAGCTCTGGCACGGCACCAAGTACCAGCAGTTCCGGGCTTCCCTGCTCAAAGGCCGCGACCAGATTGAGATGTGCCGCAACTGCACCGAGGGCACCAAAGTGTGGGGATAA
- a CDS encoding TlpA family protein disulfide reductase, whose translation MAYTLRFAAVLLWAGLLAAPLAGKAQGTVVLTGKVSGRTADTVAVSIRENPLDPKEQITYARLDDKGEFRMAVKVEGPVRADLVYGDDVADLFLEPGNQLDIRFKGSDMASSVRFKGRGAETNSYLSEVDERFVENDGFQVLPDNIMLYEPGFLSFLDYRRKEEQKFLDNYAQDNQLSQAFKDFAKAEIDYSYANDRLTYQDLREQVVATESRLKMSPTYYDFLNDKALINSSSAMGSGMYQEFLLNYIHYLAESNGKRRTDPDFYQVCYDQAKNKLSGPVRPVIMGRVLQESFRFGHVKQSAAMLADFKSADPQNKYYPVLQHDFESHKAFAIGSPAPDFRLVSSKGDTVTLQQLAGKLVYINFWRTTSGLALRDLPYAADLAKKFDGKNIVFLNIALDENEGAWKQLVVSKRLPGMHVRAAGGLRAAVAKAYGVQDVPAYFLLAEDGTFLNTKPKRLSSRAAVDEIKESFGKANTYSSTLPAGGK comes from the coding sequence ATGGCCTATACACTCCGCTTTGCTGCCGTTCTGCTTTGGGCGGGCCTTTTGGCTGCCCCGCTGGCGGGTAAAGCCCAGGGCACGGTGGTCCTGACTGGCAAGGTAAGTGGGCGCACCGCCGATACCGTGGCTGTGTCCATCCGCGAAAACCCGCTCGATCCGAAAGAACAGATTACCTATGCCCGCCTCGACGACAAAGGCGAGTTTCGCATGGCCGTGAAGGTGGAAGGCCCCGTACGGGCCGACCTGGTCTACGGCGACGATGTGGCCGACCTGTTTCTGGAGCCGGGCAACCAGCTGGATATTCGCTTCAAGGGTTCTGATATGGCCAGCTCCGTGCGCTTTAAGGGGCGGGGCGCCGAAACAAATTCTTATCTCTCGGAGGTAGATGAGCGGTTTGTGGAAAACGATGGCTTTCAGGTGCTGCCTGATAACATTATGCTCTATGAGCCCGGTTTCCTGTCGTTTCTGGACTACCGCCGCAAGGAGGAGCAGAAGTTTCTGGATAATTACGCTCAAGACAACCAGCTAAGTCAGGCGTTCAAGGACTTCGCCAAGGCCGAAATCGACTACAGCTACGCCAACGACCGGCTCACGTACCAGGATTTGCGCGAGCAAGTGGTGGCCACCGAGAGCCGCCTGAAGATGTCGCCGACGTACTACGACTTCCTCAACGATAAAGCCTTGATCAACAGTTCTTCTGCCATGGGGAGCGGCATGTATCAGGAGTTTTTACTCAACTATATCCACTACCTGGCCGAAAGCAACGGCAAGCGCCGCACCGATCCGGATTTTTACCAGGTGTGCTACGACCAGGCCAAGAATAAGCTTTCCGGCCCCGTACGGCCCGTAATTATGGGCCGCGTGCTACAGGAGTCGTTCCGGTTTGGGCACGTGAAGCAGTCGGCGGCTATGCTGGCTGATTTCAAGAGCGCCGATCCGCAGAACAAGTACTACCCCGTGCTTCAGCACGATTTCGAGTCGCACAAGGCCTTCGCCATTGGCTCGCCGGCGCCTGATTTCCGACTGGTTTCCTCGAAAGGTGACACCGTGACGCTGCAGCAGCTGGCCGGCAAGCTGGTCTACATCAACTTCTGGCGCACCACCAGCGGCCTGGCCCTGCGCGATCTGCCCTACGCCGCCGACCTGGCCAAGAAGTTTGATGGCAAGAACATTGTGTTCCTCAACATTGCCCTCGATGAAAACGAAGGCGCCTGGAAACAACTGGTAGTGAGCAAGCGCCTGCCCGGCATGCACGTGCGGGCCGCCGGTGGCCTACGCGCGGCGGTAGCCAAGGCCTATGGCGTGCAGGATGTGCCCGCTTACTTCCTGCTGGCAGAAGACGGTACTTTCCTGAACACCAAGCCCAAGCGTCTCAGCAGCCGCGCCGCCGTAGATGAAATAAAGGAATCCTTCGGCAAAGCCAATACCTACAGCAGCACGCTGCCGGCTGGCGGCAAATAG
- a CDS encoding erythromycin esterase family protein, whose amino-acid sequence MKTTFPTHPLRRASDLDPLLEAIGEARVVLLGEASHGTSEFYTWRTALTKLLIQEKGFQFMAVEGDWPDCFEVNAAIKHNTPTHAPASSVLSTFNRWPTWMWGNWEIVALVEWLREHNQALADDKQIGFYGLDVYSLWESLQEILHYVEKQGDGAVQAAHKAFRCFEPYSEDPQEYAQAVAFVSEDCEDEVTEMLRALRRQVRDLPPGGLRAQEQKFNAEQNALVAVNAERYYRAMIRGGAASWNVRDQHMMETLTRLLDLHGPNSKAIIWEHNTHIGDARYTDMRDDQMVNVGQLAREAYGRDNVFAVGFGTYQGTVVAGKKWGATPEVMTVPEARRSSWEHMLHQQLKGDNALLFSEELRGHPLLAHSVGHRAIGVVYRPEFEQFGNYVPTQIPERYDAFMFFDQTRALHALPTEADTHTPPDLYPWNY is encoded by the coding sequence ATGAAAACGACGTTTCCTACCCACCCGCTGCGCCGTGCTTCCGACCTCGACCCGTTGCTGGAGGCTATTGGCGAGGCTCGCGTTGTGTTGCTGGGCGAGGCTTCGCATGGTACTTCGGAGTTCTATACTTGGCGCACGGCCCTCACCAAGCTCCTGATTCAGGAGAAAGGCTTTCAGTTTATGGCAGTGGAAGGCGACTGGCCCGACTGTTTCGAGGTGAATGCTGCCATTAAGCATAATACACCTACTCACGCGCCGGCAAGCTCCGTGCTGAGCACGTTCAACCGGTGGCCTACCTGGATGTGGGGAAACTGGGAAATTGTGGCTTTAGTAGAGTGGCTCCGAGAGCACAACCAAGCGCTGGCCGATGACAAGCAGATAGGCTTCTACGGGCTCGATGTGTATAGCCTCTGGGAGTCGTTGCAGGAGATTCTGCACTACGTGGAAAAGCAGGGCGATGGAGCCGTGCAAGCTGCGCATAAAGCGTTTCGATGCTTTGAGCCTTACAGCGAAGATCCGCAGGAATATGCTCAGGCGGTGGCTTTCGTGTCGGAAGACTGTGAGGATGAAGTGACCGAAATGCTGCGTGCCCTGCGTCGCCAAGTGAGAGACCTGCCGCCGGGTGGCCTACGAGCGCAGGAGCAGAAGTTCAATGCCGAGCAGAACGCGCTGGTAGCTGTGAATGCCGAGCGCTACTACCGGGCCATGATCCGGGGCGGAGCGGCCTCCTGGAACGTGCGCGACCAGCATATGATGGAAACGCTCACGCGCCTGCTCGACCTCCACGGCCCCAACAGCAAGGCCATCATCTGGGAGCACAACACGCACATCGGCGACGCCCGCTACACCGACATGCGCGACGACCAGATGGTGAACGTAGGCCAGCTGGCCCGGGAAGCCTACGGCCGCGACAACGTATTTGCCGTGGGCTTTGGCACCTACCAGGGCACCGTGGTAGCTGGAAAGAAGTGGGGTGCCACTCCTGAGGTAATGACTGTACCCGAAGCCCGCCGGAGCTCCTGGGAACACATGTTGCACCAGCAGCTCAAAGGCGACAACGCCCTGCTGTTTTCCGAAGAGCTGCGCGGCCATCCGCTGCTAGCGCATTCCGTAGGCCACCGCGCCATTGGGGTAGTGTACCGGCCAGAATTTGAGCAGTTCGGCAACTACGTGCCCACCCAGATACCGGAGCGCTACGATGCCTTTATGTTCTTCGACCAGACCCGTGCCCTGCACGCCCTGCCTACCGAAGCCGACACGCACACCCCACCAGACCTGTATCCGTGGAATTACTAA
- a CDS encoding FeoB-associated Cys-rich membrane protein yields MWLQYLLIALLFVGAAFYVGRLFWRAFFDKTAAGCAKGCGGACSVIDVDRLQRTIELAATKGAGQ; encoded by the coding sequence ATGTGGCTACAATATCTCCTCATTGCTCTGCTTTTCGTGGGCGCAGCGTTTTACGTCGGACGCTTGTTTTGGCGCGCTTTCTTCGATAAAACTGCCGCGGGCTGTGCCAAAGGGTGCGGCGGTGCCTGCTCCGTTATTGATGTAGACCGCCTGCAGCGCACCATTGAATTAGCTGCCACGAAAGGCGCTGGGCAGTAG
- a CDS encoding helix-turn-helix domain-containing protein yields the protein MFSPARISTIRKSKGVSQEVLAEQSGVSLRTIQRVEQGDTVPRGYTLQALAAALEVPLEAFRTEPEAVKTEPDPQPEPAALPESSVFAGVPQVLRPDPQFLQLLNLSALGFLLFPLLNLVVPWVLWRKHCYEVEHAAEVGRRVLGFQVLWLVLCVLSYGLAAVAHLWARLYQLVLPNLFVGVFVSSYLINLVVVCYSGWQLRKGQFDFYRFRL from the coding sequence ATGTTCTCCCCTGCTCGTATCTCCACTATCCGCAAGAGTAAAGGCGTTTCGCAGGAGGTGCTGGCCGAGCAATCGGGGGTGAGTTTGCGCACCATTCAGCGGGTGGAGCAGGGCGACACCGTGCCGCGGGGCTACACGCTGCAGGCGCTGGCCGCCGCGCTGGAAGTACCGCTGGAAGCATTCCGGACGGAGCCGGAAGCAGTAAAGACTGAGCCTGACCCGCAGCCGGAGCCAGCTGCACTGCCAGAGTCATCAGTTTTTGCAGGCGTGCCACAAGTCCTGCGTCCAGACCCACAGTTTCTGCAACTGCTCAACCTAAGTGCGCTGGGCTTCCTGCTATTTCCGCTACTGAATCTGGTGGTGCCGTGGGTGCTGTGGCGGAAGCACTGCTACGAAGTAGAGCACGCGGCAGAGGTCGGGCGCCGAGTGCTGGGGTTCCAGGTACTGTGGTTGGTGCTTTGCGTCCTGAGCTACGGGTTGGCGGCGGTAGCGCATCTTTGGGCGCGGCTGTATCAGCTGGTACTACCCAATTTGTTTGTAGGGGTATTCGTCAGTTCCTACCTGATAAACCTGGTGGTGGTCTGCTACTCGGGATGGCAGTTGCGAAAAGGCCAATTCGATTTCTACCGCTTCCGGCTCTAA
- a CDS encoding outer membrane beta-barrel protein, protein MLVRSIGIGAVLFSFPLLSFAQTSEPETPRYYVGVSAFTNFSQRLSRSIDPSTVPPLQLTLGYQLNPRWAVQLGASYSTSPGSYSVIPRDANGNVIAGFYSNKYRNTSLALTALGRYTLTRDLNKRFQVDAIGGFSLDYETYKGRGYNYDPIQEASISFNRNSKIYHKALSIGPSFRYRLFSGLEAIGEGTVNMDLRSPRVVTPSGAIGLRYRFGSR, encoded by the coding sequence ATGCTTGTTCGCTCTATTGGTATTGGCGCCGTTTTGTTCTCATTTCCATTGCTCAGCTTTGCGCAAACTAGTGAGCCCGAAACACCCCGATATTATGTTGGCGTATCGGCCTTCACCAACTTCTCTCAGCGCCTGAGCCGGTCGATTGATCCTAGCACAGTGCCTCCCTTGCAGCTTACGCTCGGCTATCAGCTCAATCCACGCTGGGCGGTGCAGCTAGGGGCATCCTATAGCACCAGCCCAGGCTCGTATAGTGTCATCCCCAGGGATGCAAATGGAAATGTTATCGCCGGGTTTTATTCCAACAAGTACCGGAATACGTCCCTAGCATTAACGGCCTTAGGGCGCTACACGCTGACGCGCGATCTGAACAAGCGTTTCCAGGTGGATGCAATAGGCGGTTTTTCGCTAGACTACGAAACCTATAAAGGCAGGGGCTATAACTATGACCCTATTCAAGAGGCGTCTATCTCATTCAACCGCAATTCCAAAATCTATCACAAAGCGTTGAGCATAGGCCCCAGCTTCCGCTATCGGCTTTTCTCCGGCCTAGAGGCGATAGGCGAAGGCACTGTTAATATGGATTTGCGTTCTCCACGAGTTGTCACGCCCTCCGGCGCCATAGGGCTACGCTACCGGTTTGGTAGCCGCTAA